A single window of Marinobacter sp. LA51 DNA harbors:
- the asnB gene encoding asparagine synthase (glutamine-hydrolyzing), translating into MCGLIGFTRQSAGGVPDAAVIANSMTSLITHRGPDSEGIWLEQDQPLVLGHRRLAILDLSPAGDQPMHSNCGRYVIAFNGEIYNHLELRSQVEEEHSGTPWRGHSDTETLLACFAAWGIERTLQATAGMFAIALWDKKEQVLTLARDRMGEKPLYWGWCDDVLLFGSELKALKAHPAFSSEIDRNALALLLRHCYIPAPYSIYKGIEKLMPGYFVRVPLRGDLMRSKNAQPEAYWQLNHAVEKGLANPFTGSPEAAVDLVESRLSDSIGEQMLSDVPLGAFLSGGVDSSTTVALMQAQSKQPVRTFTIGFDQGGYNEAAHAEAVAKHLGTHHTELYVRPEDAQAVIPKLPSMYCEPFSDSSQIPTFLVSQMAKQHVTVALSGDGGDELFGGYNRYLAAKKVWGPVQRLPLFARQATAGLLRGVSPATWDKLFDWARPVLPRGMQLSIPGEKARKLADVLALSDGHAFYRQLTSHWTDPAKVVIGASEPKTQLTTSSAWPETDCLEHAMMAMDAKTYMADDILTKVDRAAMATSLETRVPMLDHRVVELAWRMPLDLKIRDGQGKWLLRQVLYKHVPKELIERPKMGFGIPLDSWLRGPLREWAEALLDASRLRSEGFFHPEAIRTMWLEHLSGKQNWQYHLWSVLMFQAWLEVN; encoded by the coding sequence ATGTGCGGGCTGATAGGATTCACGCGTCAGAGCGCAGGTGGCGTTCCAGATGCGGCTGTCATAGCAAACTCCATGACTAGCTTAATCACCCATCGAGGCCCGGACAGCGAAGGCATTTGGTTGGAGCAGGATCAGCCATTGGTGCTTGGTCATCGTCGCCTTGCTATCCTCGATTTGTCTCCTGCAGGCGATCAGCCTATGCACTCTAATTGCGGACGCTACGTAATCGCGTTTAACGGAGAGATATACAATCATTTAGAGCTCCGATCGCAGGTAGAAGAGGAACATTCAGGCACTCCCTGGCGTGGCCACTCCGATACAGAAACTCTACTGGCTTGTTTCGCGGCCTGGGGTATAGAGCGAACGTTACAAGCCACCGCCGGAATGTTTGCTATCGCCTTGTGGGATAAGAAGGAGCAGGTACTGACGCTGGCTCGCGATCGGATGGGCGAGAAGCCCTTGTATTGGGGTTGGTGTGACGATGTATTGCTATTCGGCTCTGAGCTTAAAGCGCTGAAGGCTCACCCAGCATTTAGTTCAGAGATTGACCGCAATGCCCTGGCGTTGCTGTTGCGACATTGTTATATCCCGGCGCCGTACAGCATATATAAGGGCATCGAAAAGCTGATGCCGGGGTATTTCGTGAGGGTTCCGCTTCGGGGGGATCTGATGCGCTCGAAAAATGCACAGCCTGAAGCGTATTGGCAGCTGAATCACGCTGTGGAAAAGGGGCTGGCGAATCCTTTTACCGGTAGCCCAGAGGCGGCTGTGGACCTCGTAGAATCTCGGCTTTCGGACAGTATCGGTGAGCAGATGCTGTCTGATGTGCCGCTTGGGGCATTTTTAAGTGGCGGCGTGGACAGCAGTACCACCGTTGCGTTGATGCAGGCACAGAGCAAGCAACCGGTTCGTACCTTTACCATAGGTTTCGATCAGGGTGGGTATAATGAAGCGGCCCACGCAGAGGCCGTGGCCAAACACTTGGGAACGCATCACACTGAGCTGTATGTTCGTCCGGAAGATGCCCAGGCTGTCATCCCGAAACTTCCAAGTATGTATTGTGAACCATTCAGTGACAGCTCGCAGATACCGACGTTCCTTGTTAGCCAAATGGCCAAACAGCACGTTACGGTTGCCTTGAGCGGTGATGGGGGCGATGAATTATTCGGCGGCTATAATCGTTATTTGGCCGCGAAAAAGGTGTGGGGGCCCGTGCAACGATTGCCGCTATTCGCCCGTCAGGCCACTGCAGGGCTGTTGCGCGGCGTGTCGCCCGCCACATGGGACAAACTGTTTGACTGGGCAAGGCCGGTGTTGCCCAGGGGTATGCAACTTTCAATTCCTGGCGAAAAAGCCCGCAAATTGGCCGATGTGCTGGCGCTCTCCGATGGGCATGCTTTTTATCGACAGCTTACCAGCCACTGGACAGATCCGGCCAAAGTGGTTATTGGTGCATCGGAGCCCAAAACGCAGCTAACCACTTCCTCTGCCTGGCCTGAAACCGACTGCCTAGAACATGCGATGATGGCGATGGACGCCAAAACGTATATGGCGGATGACATCCTCACCAAGGTGGACCGTGCGGCCATGGCAACTAGTCTGGAAACGCGTGTCCCTATGCTGGATCATCGTGTGGTTGAACTCGCGTGGCGCATGCCGCTTGACCTGAAAATCCGAGATGGGCAAGGCAAGTGGCTTTTGCGTCAGGTGCTATATAAACATGTGCCTAAGGAGCTAATTGAGCGACCTAAAATGGGCTTTGGGATTCCGCTGGACAGCTGGTTGCGTGGGCCGTTACGGGAGTGGGCAGAAGCTTTGCTGGATGCAAGCCGCCTCCGATCGGAAGGCTTCTTTCACCCCGAGGCAATCCGGACTATGTGGTTAGAGCACCTTAGTGGCAAGCAGAACTGGCAGTACCATCTATGGAGTGTCTTGATGTTTCAGGCATGGCTAGAAGTAAATTGA
- a CDS encoding glycosyltransferase family 4 protein: MTKKVVHIITGLSDGGAEGVLTRLCLHSKKARHVVISLMDEGKYGPLLERSGVAVHCLSMNPGMPSIARLFRLVRLIRAEQPDAVQTWMYHADLFGGIAARLAGVRRVFWGVRMSSLEQGKSSRLTRWIAHLSALLSRWVPEKIICCANKAVSVHSELGYQSNKLIMIPNGYDLSRFKADPSMGSKVRKELGLGSGVFVMGMVGRFDPLKDHFNLLDALVKVAEREIDFQCLLVGRGLGAENPTLKERIDDLGLQDRVQLLGQRTDIPAVMNALDLHVLSSCSEGFPNVIAEAMACGVPCVSTNVGDALEILGDERAICPAEDSTALAELIITTAHEWQRNPAIWQVRKSTSSQRIEERYSIDNMVSAYEACWFGTGDRGSRLCAG; this comes from the coding sequence ATGACTAAGAAAGTTGTACATATCATCACCGGCCTGAGCGATGGAGGTGCAGAGGGTGTACTGACGCGATTGTGCCTGCATAGCAAAAAAGCGAGGCATGTTGTTATTTCGTTGATGGACGAGGGCAAGTATGGACCTTTGCTGGAACGCTCTGGTGTGGCGGTGCACTGTCTCTCAATGAATCCCGGGATGCCCAGCATTGCCCGGCTGTTTCGGTTAGTCAGGTTGATTCGTGCGGAGCAGCCTGATGCTGTACAGACCTGGATGTACCATGCCGATTTATTTGGCGGAATTGCGGCAAGACTGGCTGGTGTGCGGCGTGTGTTTTGGGGGGTTCGTATGTCAAGCCTCGAGCAAGGAAAGTCTTCGCGCTTAACGCGCTGGATCGCCCATTTGTCTGCTTTGCTTTCCAGATGGGTACCAGAAAAAATCATTTGTTGTGCCAATAAAGCAGTGTCTGTTCATTCAGAGCTTGGTTACCAAAGTAACAAGCTCATTATGATTCCGAATGGCTACGATTTGTCGCGTTTCAAGGCTGATCCTTCAATGGGTAGTAAGGTCAGGAAAGAGTTGGGGTTAGGTTCTGGAGTTTTTGTAATGGGCATGGTCGGGCGGTTCGATCCGCTCAAAGATCATTTTAATTTGTTGGATGCTCTAGTTAAGGTGGCCGAAAGAGAGATTGACTTTCAATGCCTTTTAGTTGGTAGAGGGTTGGGTGCGGAAAACCCCACCCTCAAAGAGCGGATTGATGATTTAGGCTTGCAGGATAGAGTGCAGCTGTTGGGCCAGCGCACTGACATTCCGGCAGTTATGAACGCATTGGATCTGCATGTACTTTCAAGCTGCTCGGAGGGCTTCCCGAATGTCATTGCCGAGGCCATGGCCTGCGGGGTGCCCTGTGTTTCTACCAATGTAGGCGATGCACTCGAAATCTTAGGGGACGAACGCGCGATCTGCCCAGCCGAAGACTCGACCGCGCTAGCCGAACTGATCATAACTACGGCGCACGAGTGGCAACGAAATCCAGCAATTTGGCAAGTCCGAAAGAGCACAAGCTCCCAACGAATAGAGGAACGTTACTCGATTGATAACATGGTTTCAGCTTATGAGGCCTGTTGGTTTGGTACTGGCGATAGAGGAAGTCGATTATGTGCGGGCTGA
- the asnB gene encoding asparagine synthase (glutamine-hydrolyzing), producing MCGFGGFWAVSELHHDFDRVLGKMANTITHRGPDAAGTWHDAPAGIGLAHTRLSIVDLSPAGHQPMHSACDRYVTAFNGEIYNHMALRRQLEVGGVAPEWRGHSDTETLLACFSAWGLEKTLQATVGMFSLALWDEQEQLLTLARDRLGEKPLYWGWCNQTLLFGSEVKALKAHPAFNAEVNRDSLALLLRYNSIPAPYSIYQGIHKLPPGHMVQIRQGDDAGEAIPKAYWALNDVIESGLANPFVGSDGEAVSALEQRITQSVKGQMLADVPLGAFLSGGVDSSTVVALMQQQSSQPVRTFAIGFNEPGYNEAQYAKEVAEHLGTNHTELYVGTQDALSVIPDLPGIYCEPFADSSQIPTFLVSKMAKQQVTVALSGDGGDELFGGYNPYQFAPKVWRLVRRLPLKLRKLAVAVLEDAPVPDKLYKLLRVLPSADREAFYEALMSHWQEPEHAVIGAGVVPTAMNSPSLWPKTDCFEHWMMAIDSKQYMSDDILTKVDRAAMASSLESRVPLLDHRVVEFAWQLPIHQKIRNGTGKWALREVLYRHVPREMIERPKKGFSIPLAEWLRGPLSDWAEALLDEVRLKREGYFRAAPIRKLWNEHRNGRRDNALKLWSVLMFQAWLEHQHD from the coding sequence ATGTGTGGTTTTGGAGGTTTTTGGGCCGTTTCCGAGTTACATCATGATTTCGATCGAGTGCTAGGCAAGATGGCGAACACTATCACCCATCGTGGCCCAGACGCTGCAGGCACCTGGCATGACGCGCCAGCTGGAATCGGACTAGCACATACCCGACTATCGATCGTTGATTTATCTCCTGCAGGCCACCAGCCGATGCACTCTGCCTGTGACAGGTATGTGACTGCCTTTAACGGTGAGATATACAATCATATGGCGTTGCGCCGTCAGTTGGAAGTTGGGGGAGTGGCCCCTGAATGGCGAGGCCATTCCGATACCGAAACCCTGCTTGCATGTTTTTCGGCATGGGGGCTAGAGAAAACGCTTCAAGCGACGGTGGGAATGTTTTCACTTGCTCTGTGGGATGAGCAGGAGCAGCTGCTGACCCTCGCGCGAGATCGTTTGGGCGAGAAGCCGCTGTATTGGGGTTGGTGCAATCAAACCCTGTTGTTCGGTTCGGAAGTTAAGGCTTTGAAAGCCCATCCAGCGTTTAATGCGGAGGTTAACAGGGATTCTCTAGCATTGCTTTTGAGATATAACTCGATTCCGGCGCCCTACAGTATTTATCAGGGCATCCATAAACTGCCTCCAGGTCATATGGTTCAGATACGTCAGGGAGATGATGCTGGCGAAGCTATCCCAAAGGCGTACTGGGCTCTGAATGATGTTATTGAATCCGGTTTGGCGAACCCGTTCGTGGGGTCGGATGGTGAAGCGGTGTCTGCGCTGGAGCAACGTATCACTCAGAGTGTAAAGGGGCAGATGCTGGCGGATGTTCCTCTGGGAGCGTTTTTAAGCGGCGGTGTCGATAGCAGCACTGTCGTTGCGCTGATGCAGCAACAAAGCAGTCAGCCGGTACGTACCTTCGCCATAGGGTTTAACGAGCCAGGTTACAATGAGGCGCAATACGCAAAAGAAGTAGCTGAGCATCTTGGTACCAACCATACAGAACTCTACGTTGGCACCCAAGACGCGCTTTCGGTGATCCCTGATTTGCCGGGTATATATTGTGAACCCTTCGCAGACAGTTCCCAGATTCCGACCTTTTTGGTCAGTAAAATGGCCAAGCAGCAGGTGACAGTGGCGTTGAGCGGTGATGGCGGTGATGAGTTGTTTGGAGGTTACAACCCTTACCAGTTCGCACCGAAAGTTTGGCGATTGGTACGGCGTCTGCCCCTGAAGCTACGCAAATTGGCTGTTGCCGTGCTGGAGGATGCGCCCGTACCGGATAAGCTATACAAGCTACTTCGGGTACTGCCAAGCGCGGATCGGGAGGCCTTTTACGAAGCGCTAATGAGTCATTGGCAAGAGCCGGAGCATGCAGTAATCGGGGCGGGGGTTGTTCCGACGGCGATGAATAGCCCCTCTCTTTGGCCGAAAACTGATTGCTTCGAACACTGGATGATGGCTATAGACTCCAAACAGTACATGAGCGATGACATTCTCACAAAAGTTGACCGTGCTGCGATGGCGAGCAGCCTTGAATCCCGTGTTCCTCTGCTCGATCACCGGGTAGTTGAGTTTGCCTGGCAGTTACCTATCCATCAGAAAATACGTAATGGAACTGGAAAGTGGGCGTTACGAGAGGTGCTATACCGCCACGTGCCACGTGAGATGATTGAGCGTCCGAAGAAGGGCTTCTCCATCCCGTTGGCGGAATGGTTACGGGGCCCACTAAGTGATTGGGCTGAGGCACTTCTGGATGAAGTTCGACTAAAAAGAGAGGGCTATTTCCGTGCCGCTCCTATCCGCAAGCTATGGAACGAACATCGGAATGGTCGTCGCGATAACGCATTAAAACTTTGGAGTGTTTTGATGTTTCAGGCATGGCTGGAGCATCAGCATGACTAA
- a CDS encoding glycosyltransferase gives MTDKKLPLVSVAVITYNQKILLQECIESILSQDYPSIEIVVADDGSTDGTHELLKKYSDENPGKFRLRLSHDNQGITANSNAAHFACSGKYIAWMGGDDVMLPGKLSKQVDYMERHPDCTICYHDLDVFESSTNESLYLFSRKSKPREGDIRASIKYGCFNGACATMIRSQDAPKSGFNLMIPVASDWCYWVDALASGGTIRYIPEVLGRYRRHGNNVTNKVLGIGQNAMDHLNTCNYFFSKYPEHFDEIMYCYAVNVRSLRHSLPYFKALLFSVKVSFDVKSISALIVFLASFGKIKI, from the coding sequence GTGACTGATAAGAAGCTGCCTTTGGTGAGCGTTGCTGTGATTACATACAACCAAAAAATATTATTACAAGAGTGCATTGAATCTATTCTTTCACAGGATTATCCCAGCATCGAGATTGTTGTCGCGGATGATGGCTCAACTGATGGGACTCATGAGCTCTTAAAAAAATACTCTGATGAGAATCCTGGCAAGTTCAGACTGAGGCTTTCGCACGATAATCAGGGTATCACAGCAAATTCCAATGCCGCGCATTTTGCTTGTAGTGGCAAATACATCGCTTGGATGGGCGGCGACGATGTAATGTTGCCCGGGAAGCTCAGCAAGCAAGTTGATTATATGGAAAGACACCCTGATTGCACTATTTGTTATCATGATTTGGACGTATTTGAAAGTTCGACCAATGAATCTCTTTATCTTTTCTCAAGAAAGAGCAAGCCAAGAGAAGGGGATATAAGAGCTTCAATAAAATATGGTTGTTTTAATGGCGCTTGCGCGACAATGATTCGATCGCAAGATGCGCCAAAGTCTGGCTTCAACCTGATGATTCCAGTTGCATCAGACTGGTGTTATTGGGTGGACGCACTGGCTAGTGGTGGAACAATTAGATACATTCCAGAGGTTCTCGGGCGTTATCGTCGCCATGGAAATAATGTTACCAATAAGGTTTTGGGTATCGGTCAAAATGCGATGGATCATCTAAATACATGTAATTATTTTTTTTCGAAGTATCCCGAGCATTTCGATGAAATTATGTATTGCTATGCAGTGAACGTTCGATCTCTTCGTCATAGTTTGCCATATTTTAAGGCACTTCTTTTCTCTGTGAAAGTTTCATTCGATGTTAAGTCGATTTCTGCGTTGATAGTATTTTTGGCATCTTTCGGTAAAATTAAAATTTAA
- a CDS encoding lipopolysaccharide biosynthesis protein, with protein sequence MSLKNKAIRGVAWSVLDKLINQLGFICVTLYLAKVIGPEAFGLVGMLTIFMLLAESVVNNGFSQALVQRSHSLTEADSSTIFYVSLLWSVAIYAVLYTAAPLIANFYQEPELVQISRLLFVIIIINSLTVVARAKLIIRVDFKSQGIATFVATLISSAVAIYLASKSYGYWAFVWLLLIKALLQNIGFWFFCRWLPKLRFSRDSFKSLFKFGSNLMLAGFISTLVNNLYVAMIGRYFNATSVGYFTQATNLTNLLVQLISSTLQGVTYPLLTSIKEQQDRLVSLYRQLIAVTMLVSLPALVGFSAVADSFVLFFMGEEWGPAIPIIQVLCFARAITPISSINMNILNAVGRSDLFLKVDLSKLPMTVFALFISIPYGIQAVAWAMLTTSCIAYFINSYYPGKLYGFGAWSQLKVAKNYIFSATIMFLVVHHVDFDKVLVDLILSTLLGMVIYFGLLAILKDAMFRKIFLEIKGELKVRC encoded by the coding sequence GTGTCGTTAAAAAATAAGGCAATTCGTGGAGTTGCGTGGAGTGTTTTAGATAAGCTGATTAACCAGCTTGGTTTTATTTGTGTCACGTTGTATTTGGCTAAAGTAATTGGGCCTGAAGCGTTCGGCTTAGTAGGTATGCTGACAATTTTTATGTTATTGGCTGAGAGTGTAGTCAATAATGGGTTTTCTCAGGCCTTGGTTCAGCGTAGCCACTCTTTAACGGAAGCTGACTCTTCTACTATTTTCTATGTGAGCCTGCTATGGAGCGTCGCAATCTATGCTGTATTGTATACAGCTGCGCCTTTGATAGCTAATTTTTATCAAGAACCTGAATTGGTTCAGATTTCTCGACTTCTGTTCGTTATTATTATTATTAACTCACTTACAGTTGTAGCCCGCGCGAAGCTCATAATCAGGGTAGATTTCAAAAGCCAAGGAATAGCTACCTTCGTCGCGACATTGATAAGCTCGGCAGTAGCAATATATTTAGCATCGAAAAGTTATGGTTATTGGGCGTTTGTATGGTTGCTGTTGATAAAGGCCCTATTACAAAATATCGGGTTCTGGTTTTTTTGCCGGTGGCTCCCCAAGCTTAGGTTTAGCCGCGATTCTTTTAAGAGTTTATTCAAATTCGGTTCTAATTTAATGTTGGCAGGGTTTATCTCGACCTTGGTAAACAATCTCTATGTAGCTATGATCGGTAGATACTTCAATGCGACCAGTGTTGGATATTTTACCCAAGCGACTAATTTGACGAATCTTCTAGTCCAGCTAATTTCCTCGACCTTGCAAGGTGTGACCTATCCGCTTCTGACCTCTATCAAAGAACAGCAGGATAGGCTCGTAAGCCTTTACAGACAGCTGATAGCAGTCACCATGCTAGTTTCTCTGCCCGCTCTCGTAGGTTTTTCGGCCGTAGCAGATTCCTTTGTTTTGTTTTTTATGGGCGAAGAGTGGGGCCCTGCAATACCGATAATTCAGGTGCTTTGTTTTGCGCGCGCGATTACTCCTATCAGTTCAATCAACATGAATATTCTGAATGCAGTAGGCCGATCAGATCTTTTTCTTAAGGTTGATCTAAGTAAGCTGCCAATGACGGTTTTTGCGCTTTTCATATCAATTCCTTACGGTATTCAAGCCGTAGCCTGGGCTATGCTGACAACTAGCTGCATCGCTTATTTTATAAATTCATATTACCCGGGAAAACTATACGGTTTTGGTGCCTGGAGTCAGCTTAAGGTTGCGAAGAACTACATTTTTTCTGCGACTATAATGTTTTTGGTGGTGCATCATGTTGACTTCGATAAAGTTTTGGTAGATTTAATTTTAAGCACGCTTTTAGGTATGGTGATTTATTTTGGTCTCTTGGCGATTCTAAAAGATGCTATGTTTCGAAAAATTTTTTTGGAAATCAAGGGTGAGCTAAAAGTTAGATGTTAA
- a CDS encoding HAD family hydrolase gives MSLPIAISNYLTLVFDCDGVVLDSNKVKTNAFYRATLPYGEAAAQAMVEYHVANGGVSRYKKFAYFLEQIVPGQADSDLAALLEAYSVNVREGLLSCTITPGLEALRQCTPNARWLMASGGDQAELRDVLSKRGLADLFDGGIFGSPDEKYEIIKREISAENILKPALFIGDSKYDYEVSVSAAIDFVFLSDWTEVEQWSRWAQQNKIVCKQRVRDLLDV, from the coding sequence ATGAGTCTCCCCATCGCTATTAGTAATTATCTAACGCTAGTCTTCGACTGCGACGGTGTAGTCCTTGACTCCAACAAGGTCAAGACCAACGCTTTCTACCGGGCTACTTTGCCCTATGGCGAGGCCGCCGCACAAGCCATGGTGGAATACCACGTAGCCAACGGCGGCGTCTCGCGTTATAAGAAGTTTGCGTACTTTTTGGAGCAGATCGTTCCGGGTCAAGCTGACTCCGATCTCGCTGCATTATTGGAGGCGTATTCTGTAAACGTCCGTGAAGGCCTCCTAAGCTGCACCATTACTCCTGGCCTTGAAGCGTTGCGCCAATGCACGCCCAACGCCCGCTGGCTGATGGCTTCTGGAGGAGATCAGGCCGAGCTGCGGGATGTGCTTTCCAAACGCGGCTTAGCCGACCTATTCGACGGTGGAATATTCGGCAGCCCCGATGAAAAATACGAAATTATAAAACGTGAAATTTCTGCTGAGAATATACTGAAGCCCGCTTTGTTTATTGGCGATAGCAAGTACGATTATGAGGTTTCTGTATCTGCAGCTATAGATTTTGTTTTTCTTTCCGATTGGACAGAAGTTGAACAATGGAGTCGTTGGGCTCAGCAGAATAAAATAGTGTGTAAGCAAAGGGTAAGGGACCTATTAGATGTTTAG
- a CDS encoding cytidylyltransferase domain-containing protein, with amino-acid sequence MTEKVTCFLPCRAGSQRVARKNIKPFAGFNFGLIQVKLRQLLSAELIDEVVLSTNDADILAFAESLNEPRLRLHKRVETLATSETSTDELVAHALSLIDSGHILWTHVTSPFITEKHYDLAVRTYFDKLKKGYDSLMTTTKIHAFLWQDEEPINYDRNSEKWPRTQTLKAVHEVNSGAFIAPSSTYRELEDRIGHRPYLYELDKLTGYDIDWPEDFMIAECMVEKGLAGV; translated from the coding sequence ATGACAGAAAAAGTGACCTGTTTTTTGCCTTGTCGGGCAGGAAGTCAACGTGTTGCGCGCAAAAATATCAAGCCTTTTGCAGGTTTTAATTTTGGTTTGATTCAAGTGAAGCTGCGCCAACTTTTGTCAGCTGAGTTAATTGATGAAGTAGTGCTGAGCACCAACGACGCAGACATTTTGGCTTTTGCGGAATCGCTAAATGAACCCCGACTACGTTTGCACAAACGAGTTGAGACCTTGGCAACGAGCGAAACGAGTACCGACGAACTCGTGGCACATGCACTTTCGCTGATAGACAGCGGACATATTCTTTGGACCCACGTGACATCGCCCTTTATTACCGAAAAGCACTATGACCTAGCGGTTCGAACCTATTTCGATAAGCTCAAGAAAGGATATGACTCTTTAATGACCACCACCAAGATTCATGCTTTTCTTTGGCAAGATGAAGAGCCTATCAATTATGACCGAAACTCCGAAAAATGGCCGCGTACTCAAACCTTGAAGGCGGTACATGAGGTTAATAGTGGTGCTTTTATTGCACCCAGCTCAACATACCGTGAACTAGAGGACCGGATAGGCCATCGCCCTTATCTCTATGAGCTGGACAAGCTTACCGGCTACGATATTGATTGGCCCGAAGATTTTATGATTGCGGAGTGCATGGTGGAGAAGGGGCTGGCCGGGGTATGA
- a CDS encoding aldolase catalytic domain-containing protein → MKLLDCTLRDGGYYNAWDFSTDLIHQYLDAMQASGVDVVELGFRTLRNDGFQGPCAFTTDDFIRSLAIPSGLAIGVMVNGSELVGELSPRDALERLFPKPAAESRVDLVRIACHAHEFEKALSAVSWLKERGYKVGFNLMQVADRTEEEVKALACQAKTYSIDVLYFADSMGSMNPEKVGQIIKWFRSEWNGAMGIHTHDNLGLALSNTLRGIDEGVMWVDSTVTGMGRGPGNARTEELAVEIAERRGKQVNLVPLMTLLREHFKPMQANYGWGTNPYYYLAGKYGIHPTYIQEMLSDSRYSEEDLLAVIEHLRLGGGKRFNLNALDTARHFYRGEPKGHWSPKAQFEGREVLLLGTGPGVARHREALERYIRAYEPLVLALNTQTSIDAQLIDVRVACHPVRLLADCESHVRLPQPLITPYSMLPDDVKVALADKEVLDFGLEVKEETFAFSETYCTAPTSLVMAYAFAIAASGKCRCLFLAGFDGYPAEDPRNTEMNRVVKQFQVSSANLPLIAVTPSRYDVDKASVYGMIK, encoded by the coding sequence ATGAAGCTACTCGATTGCACGCTCCGTGATGGCGGATATTACAACGCGTGGGACTTCTCCACGGATTTGATCCACCAGTACCTCGATGCCATGCAGGCCTCCGGCGTAGACGTTGTGGAATTGGGCTTCCGTACCCTGAGGAACGATGGATTTCAAGGACCTTGCGCCTTCACTACGGATGACTTTATCCGTAGCCTCGCGATCCCTTCTGGTTTAGCCATTGGAGTGATGGTAAACGGCAGTGAGCTAGTGGGAGAGCTTTCACCGAGAGATGCATTGGAACGTCTCTTTCCCAAGCCGGCAGCTGAGTCGCGGGTCGATCTGGTTCGCATTGCCTGTCATGCTCATGAGTTCGAAAAGGCCTTGTCAGCTGTTAGCTGGTTGAAGGAGCGAGGCTATAAAGTCGGGTTTAATCTGATGCAGGTGGCGGATCGCACCGAAGAAGAAGTGAAAGCACTCGCCTGCCAAGCCAAGACCTACTCGATTGATGTGCTCTATTTCGCAGATAGCATGGGCAGCATGAACCCTGAGAAAGTTGGGCAAATCATTAAGTGGTTTCGTAGCGAGTGGAACGGCGCCATGGGGATCCATACGCATGACAACCTTGGGCTGGCGCTTTCCAATACACTGCGCGGTATAGATGAGGGAGTAATGTGGGTCGATTCCACTGTTACCGGGATGGGGCGTGGACCAGGCAATGCCCGAACAGAGGAATTGGCCGTAGAGATTGCAGAGCGTCGTGGCAAACAAGTCAACCTAGTGCCATTAATGACGTTGCTGCGCGAACATTTTAAACCGATGCAGGCAAACTACGGTTGGGGCACCAACCCATACTACTACCTCGCCGGTAAGTACGGCATTCATCCCACCTATATCCAAGAAATGCTCAGTGACTCGCGCTACAGCGAGGAAGATTTGCTAGCGGTAATTGAGCATCTCCGCTTAGGAGGAGGAAAGAGATTTAATCTCAACGCTCTGGACACCGCTCGGCATTTTTACCGTGGGGAGCCCAAAGGGCACTGGTCTCCGAAGGCACAGTTTGAAGGACGTGAGGTGTTGTTGCTAGGCACCGGCCCTGGCGTTGCCCGCCATCGTGAGGCGCTGGAGCGCTATATCCGGGCCTATGAGCCTTTAGTCCTGGCGCTCAATACACAAACATCGATTGATGCTCAGCTGATCGATGTTCGGGTGGCTTGCCACCCAGTTCGTTTGCTCGCTGATTGTGAAAGTCATGTCAGATTACCGCAGCCGCTGATCACGCCTTATTCCATGTTGCCTGATGATGTGAAAGTTGCACTGGCAGATAAGGAAGTACTGGACTTCGGTCTAGAGGTGAAGGAAGAAACGTTTGCGTTTTCGGAGACTTATTGCACCGCGCCAACCTCTCTAGTGATGGCTTATGCGTTTGCCATTGCAGCGAGTGGAAAGTGTCGCTGCCTTTTTTTGGCTGGTTTTGATGGCTATCCTGCAGAAGATCCGCGTAATACCGAAATGAACCGTGTCGTTAAGCAATTTCAAGTTTCTAGCGCCAATTTGCCGCTGATTGCGGTAACACCGTCGCGTTATGATGTCGATAAAGCAAGCGTTTACGGAATGATCAAATGA